The genomic region AAATATTTTAAAAAATAATTAATCCTATGAAGAAAATTTTATTTTTATTTCTGGCTGTGATTTTATTTTTATCTGGTTGCGCGTCAAAAACAGGCACGCAGCCAACTGTTTTAAATTCTAATAACACCACTGCAAACGAAACTGACATCACGAGTAAATGTACTGCTGGTCCAGTTGATTTAGAGGGTTATGGCGATAAGGGTAAGCGTCTAGCTAATTGTTTTGTCCAATATCCTGGTGAACCTTCTCGTCAGGATAAATCCTATTACATTGTGGAAGATATTTGCGGCCAGTTTACCAAAGAATTCATGGCCAGTATTTTGGGCAAAGAAATTGTTAAAGTTGAGCCGCCGAAAGTTTCGGGCTTATACAATTGCAGTTATTATTATGATGACAAGAACTATGTCATGCTGGTAATGGATTATTTAAGCGTAGCTGACCAGAAAAAAGGCAGGGAATTTATTGGCCATAAAATAATGGTTGATAATCGTATCCCCATGGAAAATTTTTACGCTGTTCAGGAAAATGGCCTTATTAATACTGTTTACTTAGTTTTAGGCCCAAACAAATTTATTAGTATTGAAAGAACAAGTGCTCAAGTTTTACCTGGTGACGAAGTTTTGCAGTTTGCGGCCAGGTTGGCCAAGGAGATTAAAGATTACAAATAATATTTGTCAAAAATTGCGCATTAAATTTGATTTGGAGAAATAGGAAGACGGAACCACTTGTAAGGCGATGGTGGGACGATTGTAAGACAGTTATAAAACAATAGTAAGACAATTGTATTACAATGTATTACTATTGTTTTACTTTCATTATTTATTGGGAGTTGACAGGAAGTACAAGCTTTGCTAAGGTGAAAATCAAAAGGCGTGTCTCGTTTTAGAGGCGTGTCAAAAAAAACGAGGAGGTGTGTCATGGAAAACCATGGTGCGTCTGAAGGAGAAGTGTTTGGGAAAGAAGTTGGCTTGATGTCAGAGGTAATTGTCACTGGACGAAAAGTCGGAGCAGGTAGGGATTTTTGGAAGGCAATAGCCCATAATCAAAAACTTTTCCAAAGTGTGGTTGAAACCGTTAAGTCATACCAACTGGCAATGATCCGTAAAATGATTATTGAGTGGGAGATCCTCTACCGCGAGGACGGCATTGAAGTGGATTTCTCAGATCTGCGGATACCAGAGACACAAAAAGGATTTGACCGACTGATTGTTATTCCCAAAGGCCTAAAAATCCAGCAAGCGTATGATACCTGCGCTAAACATTTTCCCTGCATAGAGAACACACTAAGAAATCTTGACGAATCCATGTCTAAAAATGATCGCGATCCGGTCAATGGCTCTTATGCTATTTGGGTGCGAGATTGGATTGAGGCAGATAGAGAACTAAAAAATTTATCTTTTTTTGATCTTCAAAAGAAAAAGATAGTTGGGATTACCTTTCTTGAACATATTCAGCACTGGCGCAAGTATTATAAAGAAACAGGCAATCCTATTGATATCAAAAATTCCACTCTCTGTTCTGGGTCGCAATCTAGTAATGGTGGCGTGCCTAGTACCCACTGGGATGGCAGAAGAATGATTACTCCCTTTTACTCTGTCAATTTTTGTGACGTAGCCCTGCGTGCTCGTGAAGCAGTTGTATAAAATTGTAACCTTAACCCCGTTTGGTCAAATGACTGGACGGGTTTTAAATTTGGGAAAAGTATGCGGGCGAAAACGCTCTTTGTCTTCACTGTCATTCAGAACGGAGTGAAGAATCCTGGATGTAATAGATTCCACGCTTCGCTCTGAATGACAAAGAGCGTTTTCGTCTGCGACTTGAATCATTCCAGTTTTTACGTTAAAATATAAAGGTAATATGCGTTTATCTAAGCTGCAAAAATACATACTTTTGCAGTCATTTGACTCAAAAAATAAGCTTGACCGCAAAGTTTTGCTTGGTTTTTACAGTTCTTATAAAAAGAAGCCTGGCTCGGCCAAGGCAGGCCCGAATCGGGAAATTATGGTTAATTCCATTACCTCAAGCCTAGACCGTTTAATAAAAAGGGGTTTAATTGTGGGGTTTGGCGAATTGACAAAAGAGAAAACATTTATCAATAAAATACGTTTGACGCCCTTGGGACGGAAAGTGGTAAAGAAACTTTTGGGAGAACAGAAACGACTTCCTTTAAAATTGAAAAGCACCAAATAACAAATTTCAAGTTCCAAATAAATCTCAAAATTTAAACTCCAAAATTTCAAATGTTTGTGATTTGAGATTTGATTATTGTAATTTATTTGTGATTTGGTTTTTGAAATTTGAGATTTTACATTATAAAAATCTAATATAACTTCATATAACTTAATTAACCTAATTCAAACATATGCCAGTTCCAAAACAAATCATTAATTACTTAGACAAACGAGGCGCTAAATATGCGATTATTACTCATCGTAAAGTTTACACTGCTTATGATGCGGCGCAGACCTTAAAAAAGAAATTAGATGAAATTGCCAAGAATTTACTGGTCAAAACCAATAAAGGTTTTGTCCTAGTTTTATTGCCAGCCTCAAAAAGAGTTGACTTGAAAAAATTGAAAAAATTAATGAATGCAAAAGGCATGGGTATTAAGACAGTTGAAATACCAAAAGAGGGTGTTATGGTCAGAGTATTTAAAGTTAAGCCAGGCGCGATGCCAGCTTTTGGCTCTTTACACGATTTGGAAGTTTATATGGATAAGGGTTTACAAAAAGTAAAAAAAGTTATTTTGCCAACAGGCAGTTTTACTGACAGCGTGGAAATGGCCATGAAAGAATTTGAAAAATTGGAAAAGCCAGTAGTAGGAGCATTTTCCGAAATGAAGAAGTTTAAGAAACCTTTGAAAAAAGCAATAAAGAAAACTGTTAAAAAAGCTAAAAAAGTAATTAAAAAAATTTCTAAAAAGAGAAGATAGATTTTTTGGCCAAGAAGCCAATAGCCAATAGGCACAAGCTAAAGGAAATAGAAATTATTCCTTGTCTTAATGCCCAATGGCTAAATATTGTCAATTTACACGTATTACATGGGAACATACAAGGTACAATTAGAATCCTGGCAAGGCCCTTTAGACCTGCTTTTGCAGTTAATTGAAAGCCAGGAAATGGATATCACTAAAGTTTCTTTGGCAACCGTGGCTGATCAATTTATCGCTTACATGAATGCCAATCCAAATTTAAAGCTGGAAGAAACTGCAGATTTTTTGGTTGTGGCAGCCAAGCTGATCTATATTAAGTCAAAGGCATTATTGCCAACCTTGGAAATTGAGGAAGAGGGCATTGATTTGGAAAAGCAGTTAAAGATGTATAAGGAATATTTGGAAGCAGCTAAGAAGATTCAGAAGATATTAAAAAAGAAGAAACAATGTTTTAGCAAAGAGAAATTTCCAGAAGGCGCCATGATTATTGGCTTTCACGCGCCTAAGAGCTTAACCGCAGCTAAAATGCAAAGGATTTACGAACAGGTTATAAAGCGTATTAAGCCAATTGTTATTTTGCCGCAAAGAGTAATTGCCAAAGCAATCAAGCTTTCAGAAAGGATTCAGCAAATTAAAGATTTGGTTTTAAAAGAAGCTTGTACTAGTTTTAATAAATTAATTTGCGATTCCAAGACTAAAACTGACAAAATCGTTTCTTTCCTGGCCGTCTTGGAACTCGTTAAACAAAAGATTTTGTGGGTGGAACAGGATGAGTTATTTAAGGATATAACATTGAAAAAAGTTTAAAATTCAAAGTTCAAAGTTTAAAATTGCAGTTTAAAGTTAAAAATTTTGGATTTTGAATTGTAATTTTGCATTTTGCATTTTAAATTTTTAATTATTTACATCATGTCGCTAAAATCAAAAATTGAATCTATTTTATTCATTTCTATCAGGCCTCTTTCAGCTGGGAAAATCGCAGAATTGGTTGGCGGTGATAAGGAAGATGTGAAAAAAGAATTGGATAATTTATTTACTGAATATAATCAAAATGACAGAGGAATTAGCTTACAGAAAATAGGCAGCAATTATCAGATGGTTTCCCATGCTGATAATGGCAAGCTTATCTCAGAATTTTTAAAAGAAGAAGTAACTGGAGAATTAACTCCGGCCTCATTGGAAACCCTAACTGTTGTCGCGTATCGCGGACCGATTACCAGAACAGAACTGGAAATGATCAGGGGAGTAAATTGCAGTATTATTTTAAGAAATTTAATGATTCGCGGGTTAATTGAGGAAATTGACGATAAGAAAAATATGGTCCAAAAATATCAGATTACCTTTGATTTTCTGAAACATTTAGGCTTAACAGATCCGACCCAGCTGCCTGAGTATGAAAAGTTAAATAGCCAGGAAGCTTTGGAAAAACTTTTAAATCCAACACAACCAGTGCAGCAAGATTTAAGCCAAGAAAATTAAGATACTTATAAAATCCCTTGCCGGGGATTTTTGATTTATTATATGCTTGCTAATTTTTTTATCAGCTTAATAGCCATACCCTTACTCTGGACTGCTCAATTTAATTTTGACGGCTTTTTAAATTTGGGGCAGTCTCAAAATTTTGCGATTGATCAGCAAAAAGCTCCTCAAAGAATCTATACAGATTATTTAGACGTAAAGACTACGGCCGAAAGCATCGTTGCAGTTGATGTTAAATCAGGGAAAATTTTATATCAGAAAAATTCTGATGAAATACGGCCTATCGCCAGCATCACCAAGCTAATGACTGCTTTGGTTTTTTTGGATCATAATCCAGGCTGGACAAAAGAAACCTTTACTATCCCAAGCGATTTACGCTATGGCAGCACGCCACACTTAAAAGATGGCGA from Patescibacteria group bacterium harbors:
- a CDS encoding YbaK/EbsC family protein, whose translation is MPVPKQIINYLDKRGAKYAIITHRKVYTAYDAAQTLKKKLDEIAKNLLVKTNKGFVLVLLPASKRVDLKKLKKLMNAKGMGIKTVEIPKEGVMVRVFKVKPGAMPAFGSLHDLEVYMDKGLQKVKKVILPTGSFTDSVEMAMKEFEKLEKPVVGAFSEMKKFKKPLKKAIKKTVKKAKKVIKKISKKRR
- a CDS encoding segregation/condensation protein A; the protein is MGTYKVQLESWQGPLDLLLQLIESQEMDITKVSLATVADQFIAYMNANPNLKLEETADFLVVAAKLIYIKSKALLPTLEIEEEGIDLEKQLKMYKEYLEAAKKIQKILKKKKQCFSKEKFPEGAMIIGFHAPKSLTAAKMQRIYEQVIKRIKPIVILPQRVIAKAIKLSERIQQIKDLVLKEACTSFNKLICDSKTKTDKIVSFLAVLELVKQKILWVEQDELFKDITLKKV
- the scpB gene encoding SMC-Scp complex subunit ScpB, whose product is MSLKSKIESILFISIRPLSAGKIAELVGGDKEDVKKELDNLFTEYNQNDRGISLQKIGSNYQMVSHADNGKLISEFLKEEVTGELTPASLETLTVVAYRGPITRTELEMIRGVNCSIILRNLMIRGLIEEIDDKKNMVQKYQITFDFLKHLGLTDPTQLPEYEKLNSQEALEKLLNPTQPVQQDLSQEN